From the genome of Torulaspora globosa chromosome 2, complete sequence, one region includes:
- the TRP2 gene encoding anthranilate synthase TRP2 (ancestral locus Anc_7.375) yields the protein MVSFKVQPDVESLRQLQSQNDASVNMYPVYAFLTGVDLTPHVAYLRLAQLNNPERSPSFLLESAKSTTELDRYSFIGVSPRKVIKTGPTEGVEVDPLVVLEEEMSNYKVAENVPGLPKLNGGAIGYISYDCVRYFEPKTARPLKDVLKVPEAYLMLCDTIVAFDHVFQRFQIIHNINTKETSLEEGYQAAADVIRDIVKRLTDLESPIPYPHQPPIKLEQDFKSNIGQEGYENHVRTLKAHIKEGDIIQAVPSQRVARPTSLHPFNIYRRLRTVNPSPYLFYIDCLEFQIIGASPELLCKSDNKNKVVTHPIAGTIGRGSTADEDDVLAEQLKGSIKDRAEHIMLVDLARNDVNRVCDPKTTSVDKLLTVEKFSHVQHLVSQVSGTLRKDKTRFDALRSIFPAGTVSGAPKVKAMELIAELEGERRGVYAGAVGHWSYDGKTMDTCIALRTMVYKDGVAYLQAGGGIVYDSDEYDEYIETMNKMMANNTTIVQAEEIWAGRVGSA from the coding sequence ATGGTTTCCTTTAAGGTGCAGCCGGATGTGGAAAGCTTGCGCCAGTTGCAAAGCCAAAATGATGCGAGTGTGAACATGTATCCCGTTTATGCTTTCCTTACTGGGGTGGATTTGACTCCGCATGTGGCATATCTGAGATTAGCTCAGTTGAATAATCCGGAAAGGTCTCCGTCGTTTCTGCTGGAGAGTGCCAAATCTACCACTGAACTGGATAGATACTCGTTTATTGGTGTTTCTCCACGTAAAGTCATTAAAACGGGGCCCACTGAGGGTGTGGAAGTCGATCCGTTGGTCGtgctggaggaagagatgtCAAATTACAAGGTTGCAGAGAACGTGCCGGGTTTGCCCAAACTGAATGGCGGTGCCATTGGCTATATCTCGTACGATTGTGTGCGGTACTTCGAGCCAAAGACTGCGAGGCCGTTGAAGGATGTGCTGAAAGTGCCAGAGGCCTACTTGATGTTGTGCGACACGATAGTGGCGTTCGATCATGTTTTCCAGAGATTCCAGATTATCCACAACATCAACACTAAGGAAACGTCGCTGGAGGAAGGATACCAAGCGGCAGCCGATGTCATCAGGGACATTGTCAAGAGGCTGACGGATCTTGAATCACCAATTCCGTATCCCCATCAGCCACCGATCAAGCTAGAGCAGGACTTCAAGTCTAATATTGGTCAGGAAGGCTATGAAAACCATGTAAGGACGCTCAAGGCCCACATCAAGGAGGGTGATATCATACAGGCTGTGCCATCCCAGAGAGTGGCCAGACCGACCTCTTTGCATCCCTTCAACATCTACAGGCGTCTTAGAACAGTCAATCCTTCTCCGTACCTCTTCTACATCGATTGCTTGGAGTTCCAGATCATTGGAGCTTCGCCTGAATTGTTGTGCAAATCCGACAACAAGAATAAGGTCGTCACTCACCCAATTGCTGGCACCATCGGCAGGGGTTCCACGGCGGATGAAGACGACGTGCTCGCCGAGCAACTGAAGGGCTCAATAAAGGATCGCGCTGAGCACATCATGTTGGTTGACTTGGCTAGAAATGACGTTAACAGAGTCTGTGATCCAAAAACAACCAGTGTCGATAAACTGCTGACAGTGGAGAAATTCTCGCATGTGCAACATTTGGTTTCTCAAGTAAGTGGTACTCTGAGAAAGGATAAGACCAGATTTGACGCCTTGAGATCCATTTTCCCAGCAGGTACTGTTAGCGGAGCTCCAAAGGTTAAAGCAATGGAACTCATCGCTGAGCTTGAGGGCGAAAGACGTGGTGTCTATGCAGGCGCTGTGGGCCACTGGTCTTACGATGGCAAAACAATGGACACATGTATTGCTCTCAGGACAATGGTATATAAAGATGGCGTCGCCTATTTGCAAGCAGGTGGTGGGATTGTTTACGATTCTGATGAGTATGACGAGTACATTGAAACtatgaacaagatgatgGCAAACAACACAACAATTGTGCAAGCTGAGGAAATTTGGGCCGGTCGTGTTGGAAGCGCTTGA
- the PTH2 gene encoding aminoacyl-tRNA hydrolase (ancestral locus Anc_7.376): MNQSNSNFPVFFVIAAASLVTGYYLGQILPSASRTGQVQQILRQCKQKAESDSNGSENENNDYDDDEGYEEEEDDEFEINSLSLNDVPGEVRMALVIRQDLGMQKGKIAAQCCHAALSCFRMIACDPNRESYNPQMVQRWLRRGQAKITLKCPDKETMDELYAKAISLGVNACVIHDAGRTQIAAGSATVLGVGPAPKAVLDQITGELKLY; this comes from the coding sequence atgaatcaatcaaatTCGAATTTCCCGGTATTTTTCGTTATtgcagctgcttctctaGTCACTGGCTATTATTTAGGCCAAATCCTTCCAtctgcttcaagaactggaCAAGTGCAGCAGATACTGAGGCAATGCAAGCAAAAGGCTGAGTCAGATAGCAATGGATCTGAAAATGAGAATAATGActacgatgatgatgaaggttatgaagaagaggaagatgacgagTTCGAAATCAATTCACTTTCGCTGAACGATGTGCCTGGAGAAGTAAGGATGGCTCTAGTGATTCGCCAGGATCTTGGGATGCAAAAGGGCAAGATAGCTGCCCAATGCTGCCACGCAGCACTTTCCTGTTTTCGTATGATTGCTTGCGATCCGAACCGCGAGTCATATAATCCTCAGATGGTCCAAAGATGGCTGAGACGCGGACAAGCAAAGATAACTCTTAAATGTCCCGATAAAGAGACTATGGATGAGCTCTATGCAAAGGCCATTTCGCTTGGAGTTAATGCATGTGTAATACATGATGCAGGCAGGACACAGATAGCAGCTGGGAGCGCAACGGTCTTGGGAGTGGGGCCGGCTCCAAAGGCTGTTCTAGATCAGATAACTGGTGAGTTGAAGTTGTATTAG
- the SHP1 gene encoding protein phosphatase regulator SHP1 (ancestral locus Anc_7.377) — MSGVSDDRIQQFMALANCSFGVAQRYLEEFGDLGEALNAYYAAQSGSPAENPASQSPVPERTPVSGTSSTVSGQSGNAASAGSGSRPKFMSFSDMVRGQAAEDDEDDQNRNTFAGGETSGLEVTDPNDSNSLIRDLFEKARRGAQQQAEGSSEEGPVHHFTGRGYKLGSSVDSPNQVVEDLKEEELPSRPQKVTREITFWKEGFQVGDGPLYRYDDPANSFYLNELNQGRAPLKLLDVQFGQEVDVNVYKKMEESFRPPKRKLGGFQGQGQRLGSPIPGESETSSVEPASPRDGIEQKSAVDDAERQPTPRGDSSVQIRYASGKREVFRCNATDTVQHLYDHVKENTQDKARKFTLNYAFPVKPLENFDATLKEADLINTVVLQRWL; from the coding sequence ATGTCTGGTGTCAGCGATGATCGCATCCAGCAATTTATGGCTTTGGCCAATTGTTCCTTTGGCGTTGCCCAGCGGTATTTGGAGGAGTTCGGAGATCTTGGCGAAGCTCTGAATGCGTACTATGCAGCACAATCAGGTTCTCCTGCAGAGAACCCGGCAAGTCAGAGTCCCGTGCCGGAAAGAACGCCGGTTAGCGGGACATCTTCTACAGTTTCGGGTCAATCCGGGAATGCGGCTAGCGCTGGCAGTGGTAGTAGGCCAAAATTCATGAGCTTCTCGGACATGGTTCGTGGACAGGCGgctgaagacgatgaggacgaCCAGAATAGAAACACTTTTGCTGGTGGCGAGACATCAGGTCTGGAAGTGACAGATCCCAATGACTCGAACTCTCTGATTAGAGACCTTTTTGAGAAGGCCAGAAGGGGAGCACAGCAGCAGGCAGAAGGATCATCAGAAGAGGGGCCTGTTCATCATTTCACGGGCAGAGGCTATAAACTGGGTTCCAGCGTCGATTCGCCCAATCAAGTGGTGGAAGATCTaaaggaagaagaattaCCATCCAGGCCACAAAAAGTCACCAGGGAGATAACGTTCTGGAAAGAGGGATTTCAGGTCGGGGATGGCCCGCTTTACCGCTATGATGATCCTGCAAACAGCTTTTATCTAAACGAGTTGAACCAAGGAAGGGCGCCattgaagcttttggaTGTGCAATTCGGACAGGAAGTGGATGTGAACGTTTACAAGAAAATGGAAGAGTCGTTCAGACCTCCAAAAAGGAAGTTGGGAGGGTTTCAAGGTCAGGGACAAAGACTGGGTTCTCCAATTCCTGGCGAGTCTGAGACTTCGAGCGTAGAACCAGCGTCCCCTAGAGATGGTATTGAACAGAAGAGTGCTGTCGACGATGCCGAAAGGCAGCCGACCCCAAGAGGTGATTCCTCAGTTCAAATAAGGTACGCCAGTGGCAAAAGAGAGGTCTTCCGCTGTAATGCCACAGATACAGTTCAGCACTTATACGATCACGTCAAGGAAAACACACAGGATAAGGCAAGAAAATTCACGCTGAACTATGCTTTTCCAGTCAAGCCACTCGAGAACTTCGACGCAACTCTAAAAGAGGctgatctcatcaacaCGGTCGTTTTGCAAAGGTGGCTGTAG
- the MET6 gene encoding 5-methyltetrahydropteroyltriglutamate-homocysteine S-methyltransferase (ancestral locus Anc_7.378), with protein MVQSAILGFPRIGPNRELKKITESYWKGKASVEELFNVGREIRSANWKLQKDSGVDIIPSNDFSFYDQVLDLSLLFNVIPERYAKYNLAPIDTLFAMGRGLQRKATETEKAVDVTALEMVKWFDSNYHYVRPTFSHSTEFKLNGQKPVDEFLEAKELGIQTRPVLLGPVSYLFLGKADKDSLDLEPLSLLEKLLPVYVEILSKLKAAGATEVQLDEPILVLDLPQQAQEAIRKAYQFFGSKAASLPQITLATYFGTVVPNLDSLKNLPVAALHFDFVRAPAQFDDVLSIVGENQKLSVGVVDGRNIWKNDFAKSSALVNKAIEKLGADRVVVSSSSSLLHTPVDLENETKLNPEIKDWFSFATQKVKEVVIIAKNVSGEDVSAELKANAQSVSSRASSKITNDEAVQKRVASIDEKMAKRAVPFEERLAEQSKRFNLPLFPTTTIGSFPQTKDIRINRNKFAKGTITAEEYEKFINSEIEAVIRFQEEIGLDVLVHGEPERNDMVQYFGEQINGYTFTTNGWVQSYGSRYVRPPIIVGDLSRPKPMSVKESVYAQSITTKPVKGMLTGPVTCLRWSFPRDDVDQKTQALQLALALRDEVNDLESAGIRIIQVDEPAIREGLPLRAGAERSAYLKWAAEAFRVATSGVANDTQIHSHFCYSDLDPNHIKALDADVVSIEFSKKDDPNYIAEFKNYPNHIGLGLFDIHSPRVPSKDEFISKIQTILKSYPAEKFWVNPDCGLKTRDWEETKLSLTHMVEAAKYFREQYKK; from the coding sequence ATGGTTCAATCTGCTATTCTAGGTTTCCCAAGAATTGGGCCAAACAgagagttgaagaagatcactGAATCTTACTGGAAGGGAAAAGCTTCAGTGGAAGAATTGTTCAATGTTGGTAGGGAGATCAGAAGTGCGAACTggaagctgcagaaggaCTCTGGTGTGGACATCATCCCATCTAACGATTTCTCCTTCTACGATCAAGTGCTAGATTTGTCCTTGTTGTTCAACGTAATCCCAGAACGTTACGCTAAGTACAATTTGGCTCCTATCGACACTTTGTTTGCCATGGGCAGAGGTTTGCAAAGAAAGGCCACCGAGACCGAGAAAGCTGTTGACGTCACCGCTTTGGAAATGGTGAAATGGTTCGACTCCAACTACCATTACGTCAGACCAACTTTCTCTCACTCTACTGAATTCAAATTGAACGGCCAAAAGCCAGTCGATGAATTTTTGGAGGCCAAGGAATTGGGCATTCAAACCAGACCTGTTCTATTGGGTCCTGTCTCCTACTTGTTCTTGGGTAAGGCTGACAAGGATTCTTTGGATCTGGAACCATTGTCTCTATTGGAAAAATTGTTGCCAGTCTATGTCGAGATCTTGTCCAAGTTGAAGGCCGCTGGCGCCACTGAAGTTCAGTTGGATGAACCAATCCTAGTTTTGGATTTGCCACAGCAAGCTCAGGAAGCTATTAGGAAGGCTTACCAATTCTTTGGTTCCAAGGCTGCTTCATTGCCACAAATCACATTGGCTACCTATTTCGGTACCGTGGTTCCAAACTTGGATTCTCTAAAGAACCTACCGGTTGCTGCTCTACATTTCGATTTCGTCAGAGCTCCAGCTCAATTCGACGATGTTCTGTCAATCGTTGGGGAGAACCAAAAACTATCTGTTGGTGTCGTCGATGGTAGAAACATCTGGAAGAATGATTTTGCCAAGTCCTCCGCATTAGTCAACAAGGCTATTGAGAAGTTGGGTGCCGACAGAGTTGTCgtctcctcttcttcgtctttgTTGCACACTCCAGTCGACTTGGAGAACGAAACTAAATTGAACCCAGAGATCAAGGACTGGTTCTCTTTCGCTACCCAAAAAGTCAAGGAAGTCGTTATCATTGCCAAGAATGTCTCTGGCGAAGATGTCTCTGCTGAGCTGAAGGCCAACGCTCAATCCGTTTCTTCCAGAGCTTCCTCCAAGATCACTAACGATGAAGCTGTTCAGAAGAGAGTCGCTTCTATCGATGAGAAGATGGCTAAGCGCGCTGTTCCATTCGAAGAGAGATTGGCCGAGCAAAGCAAGCGTTTCAACTTGCCTTTGTTCCCAACTACCACCATCGGTTCTTTCCCACAAACTAAAGACATCAGAATCAACAGAAACAAGTTTGCCAAGGGTACCATCactgctgaagaatatgaAAAATTCATAAACTCTGAGATCGAAGCGGTCATCAGGTTccaggaagaaatcggtTTGGATGTCTTGGTCCACGGTGAACCAGAAAGAAACGATATGGTTCAATATTTTGGTGAGCAAATAAACGGTTACACTTTCACCACCAACGGTTGGGTCCAGTCTTACGGTTCCAGATACGTCAGGCCACCTATCATTGTCGGTGACTTGTCCAGACCAAAGCCAATGTCTGTCAAGGAATCTGTCTACGCTCAATCCATCACCACCAAACCAGTCAAGGGTATGTTGACCGGTCCAGTCACCTGTTTGAGATGGTCCTTCCCAAGAGATGACGTTGACCAGAAAACCCAAGCTCTGCAATTGGCTTTGGCTTTGAGAGATGAGGTTAACGACTTGGAATCTGCCGGTATCAGAATTATCCAAGTCGATGAACCAGCCATCAGAGAAGGTTTGCCATTGAGAGCCGGCGCCGAAAGATCCGCCTACTTGAAGTGGGCCGCCGAAGCTTTCAGAGTAGCCACCTCCGGTGTTGCCAACGACACTCAAATCCACTCCCACTTCTGTTACTCCGATTTGGATCCAAACCACATCAAGGCCTTGGACGCAGATGTCGTCTCCATCGAATTCTCCAAGAAGGACGATCCAAACTACATTGCCGAATTCAAAAACTATCCAAACCACATCGGTCTAGGTTTGTTCGACATTCACTCTCCAAGAGTTCCATCCAAGGATGAGTTCATCTCCAAGATTCAAACTATCTTGAAGTCTTATCCAGCTGAAAAGTTCTGGGTCAACCCAGACTGTGGTTTGAAAACAAGAGATTGGGAAGAAACGAAGTTGTCTTTGACCCACATGGTTGAAGCTGCCAAGTACTTCCGCGAACAATACAAGAAATAA
- the IES5 gene encoding Ies5p (ancestral locus Anc_7.379), with amino-acid sequence MVSSRGSISVEAEYRKLLSRNDELTKQEATLKKEYTTLLRKISSLARVLSKMEPDMGCSSDEPRLISEAALVRAPRLRWYNEQISLVESLSRENQEIPIPDELMESYRLSKDTPLLHRDSN; translated from the coding sequence ATGGTCAGTAGCAGGGGTTCAATATCGGTGGAAGCCGAGTACAGGAAACTTCTGTCGAGAAATGATGAATTGACTAAACAGGAGGCcactctgaagaaggaatatACCACACTCTTGAGGAAAATCTCGAGTCTTGCACGCGTCTTGAGTAAAATGGAACCTGATATGGGGTGTTCTTCTGATGAACCTAGACTTATATCTGAAGCGGCACTGGTGAGGGCGCCGAGACTGCGGTGGTACAATGAACAGATATCGCTGGTGGAGTCTTTGTCGCGGGAGAACCAGGAAATACCGATTCCTGACGAGTTGATGGAGTCTTATAGGCTGTCTAAGGATACTCCTCTGTTACATAGGGATTCGAATTAA
- the TSC11 gene encoding TORC2 complex subunit TSC11 (ancestral locus Anc_7.380), which produces MSSMKGSPNDDRLRSRLDTATNDSMMVGNYNSGNKRNRQNLVLSTSFVSTQKLANAPTSPASPLQARRPRTSVSKALLALRNEINELQQQLVQARKGKENAERIRDSATSEIYKGAYSTDHLHKHSMRIRANSQIRDMDKVIRKLERQIADLKHQHEQSKRLKDLGKLPDRLQVKMMNHGSLENVGRQQSSSSLSTFGNGDAADSKRDHVADEEDEEDEEDEEDEEEEEVQLRHAHKNDEARSLGSSSARISSAASTTFNTSHIETATWLVSDYMQSLQDTSLSPGLVLKKANGLVSLLKEQPEIRKNLVLHSFMPSMQALLLSGDKIIAAAAYRVCRYLITDAAFVEWLFQLHFDAFIVVSLAKENVYHVEREQALKFVRAFIDINARIPKEILQAVISCIEKQDDKLRHAALETLLELCFIAPDAVNDCQGMRVLEAALRDYSHFSVASIILDTVLQLMSSNSTRQYVLKDFDISVLITVFSDTNTKASFQVERMRNASLLLAKALKDYNGLMLFSIDNFKPLKALLSFFQIPFCAQYLIDVFLDVLRIKKIFYKDPKGSFDLVPSQFVEESMLVNQHTALLVLILHRSGFVEQVMKLIDKNKENDVRAMLVSKVRYLLSEFLNLAMNLLGMNVSFANEVAPPCNAALYEEAFEFCKMSSNVNKSRNTLGMATIDYRKNVKNFSQNIKGSKMGRKFDDLKFRKMVYDSKVLQTKDFSKWNWNLILELVEGPLRNVKQLDELARSTKFIRRLLVFYRPLRMRFSAINKGTRQSQRYVEVGCQFFRMLTATGVGTKILMDDTKIISQLASLLYRAMEGHTTGNIINNSTLDTKLISGYFKFIGVLTQSSNGIMVLKRWNFFTVFYKMFDCDSPLSLRFLQLTLPELGLKYSGHCKTIIGKALVISNEEIRVRATENLADKLKEVYDSNQDSGNFGIIHDRKSLQKYVIDMLTRQLYDLSPKVVAAADQALYDCIMAEECSQETISSLKTSLKQMVFIRSPLLFELLGTPYGFKLLNSIDFVEAERKSWLESKNREFVSYIEGFLTIDDYDPSTYASHKDHQTKRLPQHFYGSLAKTEDGIALISKGGDLLTFISTIKKYTSDSDAQKPENQDQAMDVKSALWCAGYIGSTTLGIGLLDNFEVVKEIIKISYQASETTVRFTAFFALGLMSRTQEGCEILDEMGWCCCLNVQGNAMGITYPKRLDKFLSFKEMPWSMQDNYKEEMIEFDAVHGELVGEVEPINFNLDLLLTEKDMIDNPLNDDTTEEPTGNAERLLLQEQAYRTKQLHTAEEDKILSEILEAVSQLGNHILSNNAIKEITNMNHRYGPKLFESEVVFFKIMEMMAQFRFKPHVRKFLCGLFINEKALENVIRHDRKRA; this is translated from the coding sequence ATGTCGAGCATGAAGGGTAGCCCAAATGATGATAGACTTCGCTCCAGATTGGACACAGCGACTAACGATAGCATGATGGTTGGAAATTACAATAGCGGTAATAAGAGAAACAGGCAGAATTTGGTGCTTTCAACTTCATTTGTATCTACCCAAAAACTAGCCAATGCTCCCACTTCTCCCGCAAGTCCACTGCAAGCAAGAAGGCCTCGAACCAGCGTGAGTAAGGCCCTATTAGCCCTGAGGAATGAGATTAATGAGTTGCAGCAACAGTTGGTGCAGGCTAGAAAGGGCAAGGAGAATGCAGAACGAATACGAGACTCGGCGACATCTGAAATATACAAGGGGGCCTACTCAACTGATCATCTGCATAAACATTCGATGAGAATCCGAGCGAATAGCCAAATTCGAGATATGGACAAGGTAATAAGGAAGCTGGAGCGACAGATTGCTGATTTGAAGCACCAGCATGAGCAGTCTAAGAGATTGAAGGATCTGGGGAAGCTGCCCGATAGATTGCAAGTTAAAATGATGAACCATGGCTCGCTGGAGAACGTTGGTCGGCAACAAAGTAGCTCCAGTCTGAGTACGTTTGGGAATGGAGATGCAGCAGATTCTAAAAGAGATCATGTTGCAGAtgaggaggatgaggaagacgaagaggacgaagaggatgaagaagaagaagaagtgcaACTCAGACATGCACACAAGAATGACGAGGCACGTTCCCTGGGGAGTTCTTCTGCCCGAATAAGTTCAGCGGCTAGTACTACATTTAATACCTCCCATATTGAGACCGCAACTTGGCTTGTAAGTGACTACATGCAAAGTTTACAGGATACGAGCTTAAGTCCAGGGCTTGTGTTGAAAAAGGCTAACGGCCTGGTGTCGTTGCTTAAGGAACAGCCCGAAATCAGAAAAAACTTAGTTTTACACTCATTCATGCCATCTATGCAGGCCCTTTTGCTTAGCGGCGACAAAATCATAGCCGCTGCCGCATACAGAGTTTGCAGATATCTTATTACAGACGCAGCATTCGTGGAATGGTTATTCCAACTTCATTTTGATGCCTTTATCGTCGTGTCTTTAGCCAAAGAGAACGTGTATCATGTCGAGAGAGAACAAGCACTCAAATTCGTAAGAGCATTCATAGATATAAATGCACGGATCCCGAAAGAAATACTTCAGGCTGTAATAAGTTGCATTGAGAAGCAAGATGACAAGTTGAGGCATGCAGCGCTGGAAACGTTACTCGAGCTTTGCTTTATTGCTCCGGATGCGGTGAATGACTGCCAGGGCATGAGGGTATTGGAGGCAGCCTTGAGAGACTACTCTCATTTTTCGGTCGCGTCCATTATCCTGGATACAGTTCTGCAATTAATGTCGTCAAATTCCACAAGACAGTACGTCTTAAAGGATTTTGATATTTCAGTGCTTATAACGGTATTCTCTGACACCAACacaaaagcttcttttcaaGTGGAAAGAATGCGAAATGCTTCACTTCTTCTCGCTAAAGCGTTGAAAGACTATAACGGATTGATGCTTTTCTCGATTGATAATTTCAAGCCCTTAAAAGCACTATTATCGTTCTTCCAGATTCCATTTTGTGCCCAATATTTAATTGACGTCTTTCTGGATGTGTTGCGCATCAAGAAAATATTCTACAAAGATCCTAAAGGTTCATTTGATCTGGTGCCGTCTCAGTTCGTTGAGGAATCTATGCTCGTTAATCAACATACAGCTTTGCTTGTGCTCATACTGCATCGCAGTGGCTTCGTGGAACAAGTGATGAAGCTAATTGACAAGAATAAGGAGAATGACGTTAGGGCTATGTTAGTCTCCAAAGTAAGGTACTTGCTGAGCGAGTTCCTTAATTTGGCAATGAATCTTCTAGGTATGAATGTTTCGTTTGCCAACGAAGTGGCGCCGCCCTGCAACGCTGCACTTTATGAGGAAGCCTTTGAGTTCTGCAAAATGTCCAGTAATGTGAATAAAAGTCGAAATACCTTAGGCATGGCAACAATAGATTATCGCAAAAATGTGAAGAACTTTTCCCAGAACATCAAAGGCAGCAAAATGGGACGTAAATTTGACGATTTGAAATTCAGAAAGATGGTCTATGATTCGAAAGTTCTGCAAACGAAAGATTTCTCGAAGTGGAATTGGAATCTGATATTGGAATTAGTGGAAGGTCCGTTGCGCAATGTTAAGCAGTTGGATGAACTTGCGAGATCCACCAAGTTTATCAGGCGACTGCTGGTCTTTTACAGACCTCTAAGAATGAGGTTTTCTGCCATCAACAAAGGCACACGTCAATCTCAGAGGTACGTGGAGGTAGGTTGTCAGTTCTTTCGAATGCTCACAGCCACTGGGGTTGGCACGAAGATCCTGATGGATGATACAAAGATTATATCCCAACTCGCCTCATTGCTTTATCGTGCCATGGAAGGGCATACAACAGGCAATATAATTAATAACAGCACTCTGGATACTAAGCTTATTTCTGGGTATTTTAAGTTTATTGGTGTGCTCACCCAATCATCTAATGGTATCATGGTCCTGAAACGTTGGAATTTCTTCACTGTGTTTTACAAAATGTTCGATTGCGATTCCCCTTTGTCACTTCGATTTTTACAACTAACTTTGCCGGAGCTTGGTCTGAAATATTCTGGTCATTGCAAGACCATCATCGGAAAGGCTCTTGTCATCTCAAATGAGGAGATCAGAGTTAGGGCCACAGAAAACTTAGCTGATAAACTGAAAGAAGTATACGATTCTAATCAAGATAGCGGCAATTTTGGAATAATCCATGACAGAAAGAGCTTACAAAAGTACGTCATTGACATGCTAACACGACAACTCTACGACCTCAGTCCGAAAGTGGTTGCTGCGGCAGACCAAGCTTTATATGATTGTATCATGGCGGAGGAATGCTCTCAGGAGACGATTTCTTCGCTTAAGACTTCACTTAAGCAAATGGTTTTCATACGATCGCCCTTgctcttcgagctcttgGGAACGCCTTATGGTTTTAAGCTATTGAATAGCATTGACTTTGTCGAAGCAGAAAGAAAGTCCTGGTTAGAGTCGAAAAACAGAGAGTTTGTTTCATATATTGAGGGATTCCTAACTATAGATGATTATGACCCTTCGACCTACGCATCGCATAAAGACCATCAGACGAAAAGGCTACCACAACATTTCTATGGCAGTCTTGCTAAAACTGAAGATGGTATAGCCCTCATTAGCAAAGGTGGTGATCTTCTAACTTTCATCAGTACGATTAAAAAATATACATCTGACTCAGATGCACAGAAACCTGAAAATCAAGATCAAGCCATGGACGTCAAATCGGCACTGTGGTGTGCCGGTTATATAGGCTCTACCACGCTGGGCATCGGGTTGCTCGACAATTTCGAAGTTGTTAAAGAGATTATCAAAATCTCCTACCAGGCCAGCGAAACAACGGTGAGATTCACAGCATTTTTCGCTTTAGGGTTAATGAGCAGGACCCAGGAAGGATGCGAAATTTTAGATGAAATGGGCTGGTGCTGCTGTCTGAACGTCCAAGGAAACGCTATGGGAATCACATACCCAAAGAGATTGGATAAATTTCtatccttcaaagaaatgcCGTGGTCCATGCAGGACAATTACAAAGAGGAAATGATCGAGTTCGATGCAGTGCATGGCGAATTGGTTGGCGAAGTCGAACCGATAAATTTTAACCTCGATCTATTACTGACAGAGAAAGATATGATAGACAACCCGTTGAACGACGACACCACGGAGGAGCCAACAGGAAATGCAGAAAGGCTCCTCTTACAGGAGCAAGCCTATAGAACGAAGCAGCTACATACCGCCGAAGAAGACAAAATTCTGAGTGAAATCCTTGAAGCCGTCAGTCAACTCGGCAACCACATCCTGTCCAATAACGCCATAAAGGAGATCACAAACATGAACCACAGATATGGACCAAAACTATTCGAAAGCGAAGTCgtgttcttcaagatcatgGAGATGATGGCCCAGTTCAGGTTCAAACCACACGTTCGAAAGTTCCTCTGTGGTCTATTCATCAACGAAAAAGCCCTGGAAAACGTTATAAGGCATGACAGAAAGAGAGCTTAA
- the AIM11 gene encoding Aim11p (ancestral locus Anc_7.381) — translation MSDSGTTEGFTIRQISTLSNEYKQRRKQQMLRFFGATALTLLSCRLAYRGIKSRKYVPHMFQLNYKSPPFSYQAEAASALVLGTGLAVGGFSMLLFGSCWIWDISTIPEFSLKAKRLMGQDLTSEEALINMPLDDDTAKVVDQIESLLKENSSNKS, via the exons ATGAGTGATTCTGGCACGACTGAAGGCTTCACCATAAGACAAATATCGACTCTTTCCAATGAATACAAACAGAGGCGAAAGCAGCAGATGCTAAGGTTCTTCGGTGCTACCGCGTTAACCCTGCTGTCTTGCCGGTTGGCCTACAGGGGAATCAAATCACGGAAGT ATGTGCCGCACATGTTCCAATTGAATTACAAGTCGCCGCCATTCTCCTACCAGGCGGAAGCGGCCAGCGCCCTAGTGCTTGGCACGGGTTTGGCAGTCGGCGGGTTCTCGATGCTTTTATTTGGGTCCTGTTGGATCTGGGACATTTCTACAATACCGGAATTCAGTCTTAAAGCTAAACGCTTGATGGGACAAGATTTAACGTCGGAGGAAGCTCTAATTAACATGCCTCTCGATGACGACACCGCCAAGGTAGTTGATCAGATAGAAAGTCTGCTCAAGGAAAACAGCAGTAATAAGTCGTGA